In the Commensalibacter nepenthis genome, AAAGGTTCACCCATACCCATTAAAACAATGGTTGATAAAAGGCGAGGTCTGTCTGCGGTTGGAGTTGGCCATTCACCATAGCTGTCACGGGCAGCCATAAATTGACCAATAATTTCAGCTGCTCCCAAATTACGCACTAAATTTTGTGTGCCTGTATGGCAAAAACGACAAGAGAGTGTACATCCAACTTGTGAAGAGATACAAACAGCACCACGATCTTCACGACGATCGGGAATATAGACGGTTTCAGCTTCTTGACCATCTCTGAATTGGAATAAGAATTTACGTGTTTCGTCTTTTGATGTTTGTTCTGTGACGACTTTTGGACGACTAACAACACATCGATCGATTAGTTTCGCACGTAAAGGCTTGCCGATAGAGGTCATTTCGTTAAAATCGGTAGCACCTTTATGATATATCCAATGCCATAATTGTTTTGTACGAAAGCGTTGTTCACCCATATCAACTAATAGTTGCTCTAATTCTGCGCGTGATAGTCCGACCAGCTCTGTTCTGCCGTCAGGTAATACAGAAGAGGGAGGAGAAAATTGTGCAGATTTTGCCAATATTCTCTTTTTTTCTTCCTCACTTAAGTCAGAAGGGGCAATTTTGGATAAAGTGTCAATAGCCGTCATAAAATTGGATAATCCCAGAGTAAGAGAAAAAATAGATGTCTTAAGAACGAAGATAAGAACCGTTAATATCAATATAGCCCTTGGTGAGGTTACAGCTCCATATCGTTGCTTTACCACTTCCAAGATTTAGGTCAATTTTAATTTTGATGGTTTCTTCTTTCATATGCTGCGCAACCGTATCGCGGTCATAATCCATAAGAACACCGCCTTCATGGGCAACCCATACATCACCAATAGCAACCGATAAGCTATCTCTGTTGGCAGGTTCACCAGCTTTTCCAACTGCCATTACCACACGCCCCCAATTGGCATCCTCGCCCGTAATCGCCGTTTTAACCAAAGGAGAATTGCCAATACACATGCCGATTTTATGGGCAGAGTCATTATTAATAGCACCCGTAACGGTAATTTCAATTAGTTTACTAACCCCTTCACCATCTTTAATTACCAATAAAGCAAGCTCTTTCAGAACTTTTTCTAATGTATTAGCAAAATCAGTTAAACGAGGGTCGGTAGGGTTTGTAATCTCGGGTGTATTTGCAACGCCTGTTGCAAAGAGTAATAATGTGTCCGAAGTTGATGTATCAGAATCAACCGTAATGGCATTAAAGGTTGTTTTAACTTTTTCAGAAAGGAGGGTTTGTAAAACAGAAGCAGGTAATTTGGCATCGGTTGTTACAAAAGACAACATCGTTGCCATATCAGGAGCAATCATTCCGCTACCTTTGGCGATTCCTTGAATCGTAACGTTTTCAGTGCCGATTTTTGTTTGTAGGGAATATCCTTTGGCAAAAGTATCGGTTGTTA is a window encoding:
- the rlmN gene encoding 23S rRNA (adenine(2503)-C(2))-methyltransferase RlmN — its product is MTAIDTLSKIAPSDLSEEEKKRILAKSAQFSPPSSVLPDGRTELVGLSRAELEQLLVDMGEQRFRTKQLWHWIYHKGATDFNEMTSIGKPLRAKLIDRCVVSRPKVVTEQTSKDETRKFLFQFRDGQEAETVYIPDRREDRGAVCISSQVGCTLSCRFCHTGTQNLVRNLGAAEIIGQFMAARDSYGEWPTPTADRPRLLSTIVLMGMGEPLYNYENIAKAMRIAMDDEGIGISRRRITLSTSGVVPMMDQCGSDLAINLAISLHAVRDDLRDEIVPLNRKYPIKDVLAACRRYPAASNSRRITFEYIMLRGINDSEAEARELVRLLKGIHAKVNLIPFNPWPGSDYKPSKTEQVQKFADIIMQAGYSSPIRTPRGRDILAACGQLRTESQRIRATEREDSKVIM
- the argJ gene encoding bifunctional glutamate N-acetyltransferase/amino-acid acetyltransferase ArgJ, which gives rise to MITYPTSPLAVPLPSLPAVPGVRLASIEAGLRYSGRLDLTLMEFAPSTTIAGVFTQNKCPGAPIDWCRAILPKGHARGLLVNAGIANVFTGKAGFEAVQRSAEAAANAIGCSAEEIFIASTGVIGEQLPYQKIVDNMPKLYQNLDKNQWKETAQAILTTDTFAKGYSLQTKIGTENVTIQGIAKGSGMIAPDMATMLSFVTTDAKLPASVLQTLLSEKVKTTFNAITVDSDTSTSDTLLLFATGVANTPEITNPTDPRLTDFANTLEKVLKELALLVIKDGEGVSKLIEITVTGAINNDSAHKIGMCIGNSPLVKTAITGEDANWGRVVMAVGKAGEPANRDSLSVAIGDVWVAHEGGVLMDYDRDTVAQHMKEETIKIKIDLNLGSGKATIWSCNLTKGYIDINGSYLRS